In a single window of the Acyrthosiphon pisum isolate AL4f chromosome X, pea_aphid_22Mar2018_4r6ur, whole genome shotgun sequence genome:
- the LOC103308719 gene encoding uncharacterized protein LOC103308719: MANDEMGIFRLSKLAFHALPNIQRQKYYEMNVPCIDLKECCRSLLKIVKLNTEGGHFDPNGNRLSMFDKVKSFSNHKFEYICTTAVGNGHIDCLQFAHKIGCKWDKFTSARAASSSLECLMYLHANGCEWDQSTCTQAATSGFLECLQFAHEHGCPWTESTCSGAASSGKLDCLIYARAKGCPWDESTCSKAVIAGNLECLKYAHEHGCPWNSMTITDAVIYGKFDCLVYARNNGCPWEEDLLCYIAAAYGNLDCLSFAHENGCAWNKYTCAVAAANGHLEVLEYLHENNCPWDTLTCEMAEKYDEIECLQYATTHGCPWTEPSITNE, translated from the coding sequence ATGGCTAACGATGAAATGGGAATATTTAGACTGTCCAAGTTGGCGTTTCACGCCCTCCCCAACATCCAGCGTCAAAAGTATTACGAGATGAATGTACCATGTATAGATCTTAAAGAATGTTGCCGGTCGTTGTTAAAAATTGTCAAGTTGAACACCGAAGGCGGTCACTTCGACCCAAATGGCAATAGGCTGTCCATGTTCGACAAGGTGAAGTCTTTCAGCAATCATAAGTTCGAATACATATGCACAACAGCCGTAGGTAACGGGCACATCGATTGTCTTCAGTTTGCCCACAAAATTGGATGCAAATGGGATAAATTTACGTCCGCCAGGGCCGCGAGTTCTAGTCTGGAGTGTTTGATGTACTTACATGCCAACGGGTGTGAATGGGATCAATCCACGTGTACTCAAGCCGCGACATCGGGGTTCTTGGAATGTCTCCAGTTTGCACACGAGCATGGGTGCCCGTGGACTGAATCTACGTGCTCTGGAGCCGCATCTTCAGGTAAATTAGACTGCTTAATCTATGCACGGGCCAAGGGTTGTCCTTGGGACGAGTCGACGTGCTCCAAAGCCGTCATCGCTGGAAACTTGGAATGTCTAAAGTATGCTCATGAGCATGGTTGTCCTTGGAACTCAATGACAATAACCGACGCCGTTATTTATGGCAAATTTGATTGTCTAGTATATGCGAGAAACAACGGTTGTCCATGGGAGGAAGACTTGTTATGCTATATCGCCGCAGCGTACGGAAACCTTGATTGTTTGAGTTTTGCTCATGAAAATGGTTGTGCATGGAATAAATATACGTGCGCCGTAGCTGCAGCCAATGGGCACTTGGAAGTTCTTGAGTACTTGCATGAAAACAATTGTCCTTGGGACACATTAACGTGTGAAATGGCGGAAAAGTATGATGAAATCGAATGCTTGCAATACGCTACCACACATGGATGTCCATGGACCGAACCTTCaattactaatgagtaa